In Pedobacter sp. W3I1, one DNA window encodes the following:
- a CDS encoding TlpA disulfide reductase family protein: MRLKQLSLIILIAIAFTACKPKDSFTIDGTFQNPGTEKKVFLYGMQNSNMVAIDSTNLSEKGEFKFIRKTPSVDFFRVSVGNHEFMLIAKNGDDIKLEADLADKTMAYKISGANEVEKLSELNTIRNNFARQVEKLQADFEAKVATQPQNRAAVLESMKPQYESYINQLNTQIIKFAKDNKGTLASFYAMNTLSPQEFEAELVKFAGEVKEEIKGNATVDTFVKQMALLKAVQVGQIAPAFTINTADDKPVSLSDYKGKYVLIDFWASWCQPCRQENPNVVKVYNKYKNKNFDIIGVSLDTDKAAWLGAVKADGLTWTHVSELKDFNGVTVKKYQVQAIPTSYLVDPAGKIVAKNLRGDELEAFLAKTLR; encoded by the coding sequence ATGAGACTAAAACAATTGAGCCTGATCATATTGATCGCGATTGCCTTCACCGCATGTAAACCCAAAGATAGCTTTACCATTGACGGAACTTTTCAAAATCCTGGAACAGAGAAGAAAGTATTTTTATACGGTATGCAAAATAGCAATATGGTGGCAATCGATTCAACTAATTTATCAGAAAAAGGCGAATTTAAATTCATTCGTAAAACGCCATCGGTTGATTTCTTTAGGGTATCGGTAGGTAACCATGAATTTATGTTAATTGCAAAAAATGGCGACGACATTAAATTGGAAGCTGATTTGGCCGACAAAACAATGGCTTACAAAATTTCGGGTGCAAATGAAGTAGAAAAATTATCAGAACTCAATACCATTAGAAACAATTTTGCCAGGCAGGTAGAAAAACTACAGGCCGATTTCGAAGCAAAAGTGGCAACACAACCTCAAAACAGGGCAGCCGTGCTAGAATCGATGAAACCCCAGTATGAATCTTATATCAACCAATTAAATACACAAATTATAAAATTTGCTAAAGATAATAAAGGAACGCTTGCCAGTTTCTATGCTATGAATACTTTAAGTCCGCAGGAATTCGAAGCTGAACTGGTAAAATTTGCTGGTGAAGTTAAAGAAGAAATTAAAGGCAATGCTACTGTTGATACTTTTGTAAAACAGATGGCGCTTTTAAAAGCGGTTCAGGTGGGGCAGATCGCACCAGCATTTACCATTAATACCGCTGATGACAAACCTGTAAGTTTATCAGACTATAAAGGTAAATACGTACTCATCGATTTTTGGGCATCATGGTGCCAGCCTTGCCGTCAGGAGAATCCGAACGTAGTTAAGGTGTATAATAAATATAAAAATAAGAACTTTGATATCATTGGCGTTTCGTTAGATACCGATAAGGCTGCATGGTTAGGTGCAGTGAAAGCGGATGGATTAACCTGGACACACGTTTCGGAATTAAAAGATTTTAACGGTGTAACGGTAAAAAAATATCAGGTGCAAGCAATCCCAACTTCTTACCTGGTTGATCCGGCTGGAAAAATAGTGGCTAAAAACTTGCGTGGCGACGAACTGGAGGCATTTTTAGCTAAGACGTTACGTTAA
- a CDS encoding response regulator transcription factor: MNNAGQKILIVDDEPDILELIEYNLKKEGYQVFTATNGQEGITVAKKVHPDLIILDIMMPKMDGIEACRLMRAIPEFKNTFMVFLTARSEEYSEIAGFNVGADDYIAKPIKPRALVSRINAILRRNTGTEEVSENKLEIGDLVIDREAYLVFQGGNKVVLAKKEFELLYLLASKPGKVYTRESILKNIWEDSVVVTNRTIDVHIRKLREKLGETYVSTVKGVGYKFELS, translated from the coding sequence ATGAACAACGCAGGTCAGAAAATATTAATTGTTGATGATGAACCAGATATCCTGGAGCTGATTGAATATAATCTTAAAAAAGAGGGTTATCAGGTTTTTACTGCTACCAATGGCCAGGAAGGAATTACTGTTGCGAAAAAGGTGCATCCAGATTTGATTATTCTAGATATTATGATGCCTAAGATGGATGGAATTGAGGCTTGCCGTTTAATGCGTGCAATACCTGAATTTAAGAATACATTTATGGTTTTCTTAACCGCCAGAAGTGAAGAGTATTCAGAAATCGCAGGTTTTAATGTCGGCGCTGATGATTATATAGCAAAACCGATTAAACCACGTGCTTTAGTTAGCCGCATTAATGCTATTTTAAGACGAAATACAGGAACGGAAGAAGTATCAGAAAATAAATTAGAAATTGGCGATTTAGTAATCGATCGTGAGGCTTATTTAGTTTTTCAAGGTGGCAACAAGGTAGTACTGGCGAAAAAAGAATTTGAGCTTTTATACTTACTGGCTTCAAAACCAGGAAAAGTTTATACCCGCGAGTCGATCCTTAAAAATATCTGGGAAGATTCGGTAGTAGTAACCAATAGAACCATCGATGTTCACATTCGTAAACTAAGAGAAAAACTAGGTGAAACTTATGTATCAACCGTAAAAGGGGTAGGTTATAAGTTTGAACTTTCTTAA
- a CDS encoding chloride channel protein: protein MYIRYFIRRTKFETGLTPLLYAISKKSSKVEAHNIYSQVITAAVTVGFGGSTGLEAPIVTSGSAIGSNLGRLLGLSYREITMLVACGAAAGIAGAFNSPVAGIVFAIEILLPEFTIPAFIPLLLSAATAAVVARLFYTQQLFFLVTEGWKVNALFYYVILACFIGLFSIYFTKANYAVKGLFYKIKHPYTKVIAGGLMLGVLVFLFPTLYGEGYITIKELLKGDYKAVINNSIFSDYNTIPALVILFTVVTIFMKSIATLVTLGAGGNGGTFAPSLIMGGLIGFIFAYVVNLSGIAQLNVSNFIVAGMAAALGSIMHAPLTGIFLIAEITGGYVLMVPLMITTAISYAINRSAQKHSIYTKALADKGELLSHDDKDTTVLNQMKLKYLIEKTYPRLNMNDHISVKMNEILQSRKNICAVTDEMGDFKGIIYIEELFNEMINHPDKENLQASYLVQPAPNAITENDDLKMVLEKMEQDNVWILPVLTAQNQYLGFVSKTAIFNKYRALLMRQNDYMG from the coding sequence TTGTACATTAGATACTTTATCCGGAGAACGAAGTTCGAAACGGGCTTAACCCCATTGCTTTATGCCATTTCAAAAAAATCGAGCAAGGTAGAAGCACATAATATTTATTCGCAGGTTATAACTGCAGCAGTTACTGTTGGTTTCGGTGGATCAACAGGTTTAGAGGCACCAATTGTTACCAGCGGATCGGCAATAGGCTCAAATCTTGGCCGTTTACTGGGTTTGTCTTATCGTGAAATTACCATGTTGGTGGCTTGTGGTGCAGCAGCGGGTATTGCAGGAGCATTTAATAGTCCTGTGGCGGGTATTGTTTTCGCTATCGAAATTTTATTACCTGAGTTTACCATTCCTGCATTTATCCCGCTCTTATTATCAGCGGCAACCGCAGCAGTAGTAGCACGATTATTTTACACACAACAACTTTTCTTTTTAGTTACAGAAGGATGGAAGGTTAACGCCTTATTCTACTATGTAATATTAGCTTGCTTTATAGGCTTGTTTTCTATTTATTTTACAAAAGCCAACTATGCCGTAAAAGGCTTATTCTATAAAATAAAACATCCGTACACCAAGGTTATTGCAGGAGGTTTAATGCTTGGTGTTTTGGTTTTTCTATTCCCGACGTTGTATGGCGAAGGATATATTACCATAAAAGAATTGCTAAAAGGTGACTATAAGGCGGTGATCAATAATAGTATTTTTTCAGATTATAATACTATCCCTGCTTTGGTTATCCTATTCACGGTGGTAACCATTTTTATGAAGTCGATAGCTACCCTGGTAACCCTGGGTGCAGGTGGTAATGGCGGAACATTTGCGCCCAGTTTAATTATGGGCGGTTTAATTGGATTTATCTTTGCTTATGTGGTCAATCTATCTGGTATTGCTCAACTAAATGTATCCAATTTTATTGTAGCAGGAATGGCCGCAGCCTTAGGCTCAATTATGCACGCACCTTTAACTGGTATCTTTCTAATTGCCGAAATTACGGGCGGATATGTCTTAATGGTGCCGCTGATGATTACCACTGCCATTTCTTATGCGATTAACCGCAGTGCTCAAAAACATTCTATCTATACAAAAGCATTGGCTGATAAAGGCGAACTGTTATCGCATGATGATAAAGATACGACTGTTTTAAACCAGATGAAGCTGAAATACCTGATTGAGAAAACCTATCCTCGATTAAACATGAATGATCATATTTCGGTTAAGATGAATGAAATTTTGCAATCGCGTAAAAATATATGTGCTGTTACGGATGAAATGGGCGATTTTAAAGGCATAATTTACATAGAAGAGCTTTTTAACGAAATGATTAATCATCCTGATAAGGAAAATTTGCAAGCTTCTTATTTGGTACAACCTGCACCAAATGCCATTACTGAAAATGATGATCTGAAAATGGTATTAGAGAAAATGGAGCAGGATAATGTATGGATTTTACCGGTGTTAACTGCGCAAAATCAATATCTAGGCTTCGTTTCTAAAACGGCGATTTTTAATAAATACAGGGCATTGCTGATGAGACAGAATGATTATATGGGGTAA
- a CDS encoding RluA family pseudouridine synthase encodes MKFPNFKDLILFEDNDFIVINKPPFLASLDERGGSGETNVLRLAKQYSDDAQVCHRLDKETSGALIIAKNPEAYRHASMQFERRKVNKTYHAVVDGHVIFDQLTVDLPILNDGNKNVTIDRAEGKRAETIFDSLKYYKHYTLVECKPITGRMHQIRIHLATQRAAIVGDDMYKGKPVFLSSIKRGYKLTKGEEEQPIMKRFALHARHLVFKGLDDQDIVIDAPYPKDFATLIKLLDKFDA; translated from the coding sequence TTGAAGTTTCCAAATTTTAAAGACCTTATTCTTTTCGAAGACAACGATTTTATTGTTATCAATAAACCTCCATTTTTAGCCTCGCTCGATGAACGTGGTGGATCTGGAGAAACCAATGTGTTACGTCTGGCTAAACAGTATAGCGATGATGCACAGGTTTGTCACCGTTTGGATAAAGAAACTTCTGGTGCTTTAATTATCGCCAAAAACCCCGAAGCTTATCGCCACGCTTCTATGCAGTTCGAAAGAAGAAAGGTGAATAAAACCTATCATGCGGTAGTAGATGGGCACGTCATTTTCGACCAGTTAACGGTTGATCTTCCGATCTTAAACGATGGCAATAAAAATGTAACCATTGATAGGGCAGAAGGTAAAAGAGCGGAAACTATTTTCGATTCGTTAAAATACTACAAACATTACACTTTGGTAGAGTGCAAGCCAATAACTGGCCGTATGCACCAAATCCGTATTCACCTGGCTACGCAAAGAGCAGCCATTGTTGGCGATGATATGTACAAAGGCAAACCTGTTTTTCTTTCGTCAATTAAGAGAGGTTATAAATTAACCAAAGGCGAGGAGGAGCAACCCATTATGAAACGTTTCGCATTACACGCCAGGCATTTGGTTTTTAAAGGATTAGATGACCAAGATATTGTGATCGATGCACCTTATCCAAAAGATTTTGCAACCTTAATTAAGCTATTGGATAAATTTGATGCGTAA